AGCCATCAAGCGTGCATCGGCATGCGGCAACGCAAAGTGCCTCGTTCCCGATGCTTGTTGCGCAGCTTTGCGCACAATTGGTCTGAAAGCTGCGGCTGGTTCGGTCCATGTTTGGGCCCAGAAGCGTAACACTCCAAACCAGACCATAAAGAAGCGGTTGATGCAGAAGATAGATTGGCAGGGAATGGCGGCCCATCCATCTGAGCGCCCGGCCTGATAGACTACAGAATTCCATCTGTTTGAGGCGTTCCATGGCGGCGGATCGGCGAATGGCCTTTGACAGCGCCACACCTAACAGTGTTGCTCCGGTCCACGGCGCGAGAGGGACATAATCGACGCTGGGCATAGCCGGGGTGCCAAGGCCTGTCCAGATCCACATATCACCATCAAACACACTCGAGGATGCCCAGTTCGGCAGTGTCAGGATGACTGCGCTAGCAACCAGAGCGTAGACCAATGGCATTCGCGTGAACGGTAGAGCGATCAGACTCGAAACAGCAATACAATGCAGAATGCCGAACCGGACAAAGCTGTCTCCAAAGGCAAAGTAGGTGCCGATCGACACACAGGCTGCGGAAGCGGCGATAAGCGCAAAGCGTTTCCAGAAGGAGCGCCAACGGATCTCCTTATGATGCGCGAGGTCCAGGCTGATCCCAACCAGGATCATGAAGCTGGCGGCGATCGAGACGGCAAATGCGCGCCAACTTGGAGCCCCTCCGACATCCCAGTCAACTAAGGCAAACCACGAAAGATCCCAAGAAAAATGGTAGATCGCCATGGCAACAATTGCCACGCCGCGGACCAAATCAAGAACGGCAAGGCGGCCGGTCTCTGTCCGGGGCATGTTGCCTGATGGGCTGTTGAATGAGGGTTGTGTCATGGCTTCCGGTTAACGTTTGTCCATGACCAATTATCTGAAGGGCTGGAGATGCAAGTTGCTCGGAGTGTTCGACCGAGGCAACCCTAACTGTTGAATGCCATGATCAAAGTCGTGACCAGTGCGGCCGCCCCGAATATCGCCCCAACGAACGGCCAGGGTGACGGTCTCTGCGTCGCAAAGATTTCCTGATTGACCGGATCACGCAGCATTCACACCACCCCTTGATCACCACCACTGCGCCTGAGGTTGCTGCATAAATCCCGCGGCGAAAAGATGGTAAACAATATCTAAAGGTGTTTTCCCAAGGAAAACGCCAAGCTGTGGACTGCTCGAAAAGGACCAGGAATACGGATTGACATGGGCCAAGCCGCTGGCCTGCCGAAAGGTTTTCTGGCGGGGAGGGCTTACAGGGAAAGGGAATCCAGACCGGCTTCCAGGTGATCCGCGAGCATCGGCATGCCAAGCAGATAGGAAGCGGTTGAGCCGACTGCCCGATCCTTGGCTTCTTGAACTGCTTGCGAAAAGTCTTCTGCCTCGAAATCCCCCCGGCCGATCCAGGTTATGGCGACAAGCTCGGCAGCTTCGTCGACGTTCAGATCTTCCAAGAGCTCACGCAATTCCTCATCGGAGAGGTTGTCGCTTTCTTCTTCTGCCAGACCGTCGTGGCCATGAGCTTCTTCAAGGGTGTCGGCGTCAAACTCGACGTCCCCTTCATGGCCATCTTCAAACGTATCGGCAGAGGTTTCTGCAACCGCGCGGGCCTTTTGCGCCAGCATCCGTACGGTATCAGCCGAAAGAGAAAGATCGATGTCCATGGCAGCCTCCGAAAAACTGACTTCTTTATCGATCCACTTTTGTCCGTTGGCAATGGCCATGGCCTAATTTCCTGTTTCTCAAGTATTTTAACAGGAGGTCCTTATGGCATTGCGCTTGGAACCTCCAGACCGGATGACTGTATCTGGAGGTCCTGTTCATGGCCTTGATCGGTGTCAACGCGCTGGTGGCATCAACCTGGACCCAAAGAACTTATTTGCCTACTTCGGAATGCAGCGGATGTGTCAGGGCAGGGATGGTGGTGCCCGGTGTTGTCA
This window of the Roseibium alexandrii DFL-11 genome carries:
- a CDS encoding DUF1624 domain-containing protein, whose product is MTQPSFNSPSGNMPRTETGRLAVLDLVRGVAIVAMAIYHFSWDLSWFALVDWDVGGAPSWRAFAVSIAASFMILVGISLDLAHHKEIRWRSFWKRFALIAASAACVSIGTYFAFGDSFVRFGILHCIAVSSLIALPFTRMPLVYALVASAVILTLPNWASSSVFDGDMWIWTGLGTPAMPSVDYVPLAPWTGATLLGVALSKAIRRSAAMERLKQMEFCSLSGRALRWMGRHSLPIYLLHQPLLYGLVWSVTLLGPNMDRTSRSFQTNCAQSCATSIGNEALCVAACRCTLDGLKSENIWQPLLGSPQDPDLQTRMNQLYSACLSAPGTDTIN
- a CDS encoding DUF3775 domain-containing protein gives rise to the protein MAIANGQKWIDKEVSFSEAAMDIDLSLSADTVRMLAQKARAVAETSADTFEDGHEGDVEFDADTLEEAHGHDGLAEEESDNLSDEELRELLEDLNVDEAAELVAITWIGRGDFEAEDFSQAVQEAKDRAVGSTASYLLGMPMLADHLEAGLDSLSL